The stretch of DNA GTCGGTCACCGTTGTTGCCGTGTGCCGTCGTTGTGGAGGCGCATTCTAGAGAGATTTGGCAGCCGGTCAACAGTTTTTTCAAAGAAAGTCATCAACCGTTCATCTTTTAGCCAAACTCGCCGCCTTCACCCCGATTCCGTATGCTTTTTGACCATAAATCAGGGAGTTGCCGATGGTTTTTTAGGCAATCTCTGGGGTCGTCGCCCCCGGCGAAGCCGCCACACCAGCAATGTGGCCACCACCAGGGAGAACAGCACGGGTTCGGTGTAGTCCGACTTCTGGATCCACCATTGGTGGGCCAGTCCCAGCAGAATGGCGGGAAAGATCAGCCGGTGCAATTGGCCCCAGCGCCGCCCCAGGCGCCGACGGCTGGCGCGGGTGCTGGTCAGCGCCAGGGGCAACAGCAGTAGCCAGGCCGCCATGCCCACCAGGATATAGGGGCGTTCGGCCACCTCGGCACCGATAAAGCGCGGCTGCCAACCCAGCAGCAATCCCGCCCAGGCGAGCAGGTGCAGGGTGAGATAGGTAAACGCCAGCAGGCCCAGGTCTCGCCGCCAGCGCATCAGCCAGCCCTGGCGGGTCATCACCGCCAACGGCCGCACCGCCAGGGTAGCCACCAACGCCACCAGGCCCCACCAGCCGAGCCGGGACACCAGCGCCAGCACGGGGTCGGGGCCCAGCGCGCCACCCAGGCCCTGCCCGAGCACAACCACCAGCGGCAGCAGCCCTGGCAGCCAGATCAGGCCGCCCCAGCGCCGCACCTGTATCGCGGCAACGTCCGGTTTCATGTGCGCCTCACCACCCGCTCACGTCAGGGCCAATTCAATAGAACCGCTGCAGATCCATGCCCCGGTACAGTGACGCCACGTCGTCGGCATAACCATTGAACGGCAGCGTCTCGCGCCAATTGGGGTTGAACAGCGAGGTGGGCAGGCGCCGTTCACGGGCCTGGCTCCAGCGCGGATGATCGACATCCGGGTTCACGTTGGCATAGAAACCGTACTCGTTCGGCTGCATCCGGTTCCAGGTGGTCGGGGGCTGTGTTTCGGTGAATTCGATACGCACCACCGACTTGATCGACTTGAAGCCGTACTTCCAGGGCACCATCAGGCGCAGCGGAGCACCGTTCTGATTCGGCAGCGTGCGGCCATACAGCCCGACCACCATCATCGTCAGGGGGTGCATGGCTTCATCCATGCGCAGGCCCTCGACATAGGGCCATTGGATACCGGAAAGACGCGCTCGCTGCCCCGGCATCTGCTCCGGGTCGTGCAACGTGGTAAAGGCGACATAGCGCGCGCGGGACGTCGGCTCCACCCGCTTGATCAGGTCCGCCAGGGAAAAACCAATCCAGGGCACCACCATCGACCAGGCCTCGACACAGCGCAGCCGATAGATGCGCTCTTCCAGCACTTGCCCCTTGAGCACATCCTCAAGGGTGTAAGTGCCAGGCTTGTCGACATGGCCGTCGATGGTCACCGACCAGGGGTCCACGCGCAGGCTGCCCGCGTGGCGCATCGGATCTGTCTTGCCGGTACCGAACTCGTAGAAATTGTTATAGCGGGTGACATCACTGTAGGGCGTCAGCGCTTCATCGGTATCCGGCTTGCCGTCCTGACGCGCTGCGACCGCCTCGCGCCACCACTGTGGGCGGCGGCTGTCTTCGGCCGCGGGATTATCAATCAGCGCAGCCCAGGCCGGACGCGTCCCGCCCAGCGCCAGCGCGCCGACGGCCGCACCGATGAACTCACGGCGGCGCAGGTAGATCCCTTCGGGTGTAATGTCAGACGGTACAACATCAGTGCGGCGGCGATGACGAATCAACATGGTGACCTCGGCGTGCGCGAATACATCACCCACCCAAGCCTACACGTCTCGCCGGGCAAAAGCGTGAACTCAGCGGGCGCGCCCGGTAAGCCGGTCGATCTTCAGGGCGACCCGGATCAGCCGCAGCCAGCGCATCGGCCCGCGCTGGCCAAGCAGGTCCAGCAACTCGCCCGTCAGCGCCAGCTTTTCTGCAGAATAGGGGTACCAGTTCGGCTCCGGCTTGCCCCGGGTCGGATCAGTCAGCACGGCCTTGGAGCGGGTCATGCCGCGCAGCCCCTCGGCCCCTTTCATGCGCCCGAAACCGGACCGGCGCACGCCGCCAAAAGGCAAACCGGCATTGCCTTCGGTGAGCATGACGTTGTTGATATTGATACAGCCCGTGGCCAGCGCGCGGGTGAGTCGCTCGGCACGCTGCTTGTCCGCCGTCCAGACACTGGTGCTCAGGCCGGTGGCGCAGGCATTGTGGCGAGCAATGATTTCGGCCTCCGAGGTAAACGGCTGCATGACCAGCACGGGCCCGAAAATTTCCTCGTGGCTGATGCGCATGGCCGTCGTGACGCCTGTCAGCACAGTAGGCAGATAGTAACGGCCACACTCACTGCGCCGCCCACCACAGTGCAGCGTGGCTCCCTGGGCCAACGCGTCGTCCACCAGCGCGCAGACGTGTCGCATCTGGAAATCCGTGGTCAGCACGCCCAGATCGGCGTTCGCGTCCGTGCCCAGCCGCACGGCAGCGCTGGCTGCCACAAGCTGCTCAAGCACGATATCGAAGACGCCATCCTGTACCCAGAGTTGCTCGATGGCCGTACAGCTCTGGCCGCTGTTATGCAGGTTGCCCCAGCAGGCCGCCGCCACTGCGCGCGGCAGGTCGGCGTCGTCGAACACCAGCATCGGGTCACGGGCGCCCAGCTCCATCAGCACCGGAATCACCTGATCCGCCGCGCGGCGCATGATGCGCTGGCCGGTGGCCAGGCTGCCGGTAAAGGCGATCAGATCCGGCCCCGCCTCAATCAGCGCCTCCCCCGCGCGGCCGTCGCCATGTACCACATGCAGGGCCTGTGACAAGAGCGGATGCAACGCGCGAATCTCATCCAGCACCTCGCGCATGGGGGTATGCTCCGACGGCTTGAGCACCACGGCGTTCCCCGCCACCAGCGCAAACATGGCCGCTGTCATGCCAATGGCCAGCGGCAGATTCCACGGGGAAATCACCAGCACCACGCCGCGGGGTTCGTACAGAATGCGGCTGCGCTTGCCCAGCAGGCTGATCGGTGTGGGCACGGTGTCATCGGCCAGCAGGCGCGCCGCGTGATGCCGCAACCACAGGCAGTCTTCCGTAAGCTGGAACAGGTCCGACAGCATGGCATCGCCCCGGCTGCGCCCGGACTCGGCAACAATCTGATCAAGCAGCCGCTCGCGATGCTGGCGCAGGTAATCGAGCAGGGCGTCCAGGGCCTGCAGGCGCACGGACAGGGGAATATCCCGCAGCGCTTCGGCGGCTGCCCGGGCCGAGGCCATGATCACCTGGCATTGAGCAGCGGAGGCCGCCGTCACCGTATAGAGGGCCTCGCCCGTGGCGGGGTTGGTGACAGCGAACTGGGACATGGGCTCGACTCCTTTTTTTGGCACCAATGTACCAGCAAAGACAAAAGGAGGCGAGCCGCTCAGTTCATGCGCGACGGCGCGCCTTGCGCAGCCCCCAGAGCGCCATTAGTGGTCCGGATGATACGTAGGCCACCGCCACCGTCAGCAGCACCAGCGGCGGATCGAGGAACACGATAGCGAAGGCCACGATCACGCCAAGCAACACCCGGAACGGCACGCGGCCGATGCTGAATTCCTTGAAGCTGTGATAGCGGATCGGCGACACCATCAACAGGCCCGCTGCGGCAGTAAAGAACGCCACCAGATAGCTGATATCGTTGCCATCAATCCCGCGCGAAGCGCCCAGCCACACCAGCGTGGCCACCAGACCGGCCCCCGACGGGCTCGGCAGGCCGGTAAAGAAGCGCTTGTCCGACGTTGCGGACTGCACATTGAAGCGCGCCAGCCGCAAGGCGGCGCAGGCCACATAGATGAACGCGGCCGCCCAGCCGAGGTTGCCCAGCTCGGACAGCCCCCAGGCATAGGCCACCAGCCCCGGCGCCACACCGAACGCGACACAATCAGACAGCGAATCGTACTCGGCACCAAAACGGCTCTGGGTATTGGTCATGCGCGCCACGCTGCCGTCCATGCCATCCAGAATGCCGGCGACAATGATCGCCACAGCGGAATGGACGAACATGCCGTTCATGGCCGCCACGATGGCATAGAAGCCGGCGAACAGGGCCGCCGTGGTAATCAGGTTGGGCAACAGATAGACACCCCGGTGACGGGCACCGTGGCGATCCGGGCCGGGCTCGATCACTTCAAAGCTGTGCGGGTCATCCTGCGGTGCAGGCGGTTTCTCGTGTTCCGTCATCGTCGCTCTCATCGGGCAAACAGGCCAGCGGCCTCAAGCGCCCAGTGTACCGGAGTCCGGCCGCACAAAAAACGCGGCCCGGAGGCCGCGTTTCAGGGATCGGACCCAAGGCCCGGATCAGTTCTTGCTCTTGTCGATGATCTTGTTGGCCTGAATCCACGGCATCATTGCACGCAGCTTCTCACCCACCTGCTCGATCGGGTGCGCCGCATTGTTGCGACGGGCCGCCGTCATGGACGGGTAGTTGAAGGCGCCTTCGGCAATGAACATCTTCGCGTATTCACCGCTCTGGATGCGCTTGAGGGCGTTGCGCATGGCTTCACGGGACTGCTCGTTGATCACTTCCGGGCCGGTCACGTACTCACCATACTCCGCGTTGTTGGAGATGGAGTAGTTCATGTTGGCAATGCCGCCTTCGTACATCAGGTCAACGATCAGCTTCAGCTCGTGCAGACACTCGAAATAGGCCATTTCCGGCGCGTAACCGGCTTCCACCAGCGTTTCGAAACCGGCTTTCACCAGCTCCACAGCGCCACCACACAGCACGGCCTGCTCACCGAACAGATCGGTTTCAGTCTCGTCCTTGAAGGTGGTTTCGATAATGCCGGTGCGACCACCGCCAACGCCTGCAGCATAAGACAGAGCCAGTTTCTTGGCGTTGCCAGAGGCGTCCTGGAAAATCGCGATCAGGTCAGGGATGCCGCCACCCTTGACGAACTCGCTGCGCACGGTGTGACCGGGCGCTTTCGGTGCGATCATGATCACGTCCAGATCCTTGCGCGGCACGATCTGGTTGTAGTGAATGGCAAAGCCGTGGGCAAAGGCCAGGGTGGCGCCCTGCTTCAGGTTCGGCTCGATCTCGTCGCGGTACAGCTGCGCCTGGAACTCGTCCGGGGTCAGCACCATCACCACATCGGCGGCCGCGACGGCGGTGGGCACGTCAGCGACTTTCAGGCCATGGGCTTCAGCCTTCTGAATGGACGACGAACCCGGACGCAGACCCACCGTCACGTCGACGCCGGAATCGTTCAGGTTGCAGGCGTGGGCATGGCCCTGGGAGCCGTAGCCCAGAATGGCGACTTTCTTGCCCTGGATGATGGACAGGTCGCAGTCCTTGTCGTAGTACACGGTCATGCTCATGATGCTGATCCTGTGCTGGAGGTCATGGGGGACGGCCCTGGGGGCCGATACAGGCTGGCCACCTTAGGCTATCGGCCGCGTTGCGTAAAATGATATATTTGCAACGTTATATGCCGAATATCGAAACACTCCAGGACACCCGATGGATACCCGCCCGCTTGAGCTGTTCCTGACCCTGGCCGAAACCCTGCACTTCGGCCGCACCAGCCGCTTGTGCCATGTCAGCCCGTCGGCCGTGAGCCGCAGCATCCGGCAACTGGAAACCGAGCTGGGCACCCCCCTGTTCTACCGCGACAACCGCCGGGTCAGCCTGACCCGCGAGGGCGAGCGGTTTCGCGATTACGCCCGCCAGGCCCTGAGCGACTGGCGCACGATTCGCCTGGCGCTGCAGGATGAGCAGCAGGTGTTGCGCGGCGAGTTGAGCCTGTATTGCTCGGTCACCGCCAGCTACAGCTTTCTGCACGACATGCTCAGCAGCTTCCGGCAGAACTTCCCGCGTATCGAGATCAAGCTGCACACCGGCGACCCGGCTCAGGCGGTGGAGCGGGTGCTGGCCGGCACCGAGGACATCGCCATCGGCGCCCGCCCGGCGCAATTGCCCACCGGCATCGCCTTCCACCCGATCACCCGCTCTGCCTTGCTGTTTATCGCCCCGGCCAGCCAGCCGCAGCTGGCCGAGCGCCTGACCGGTGAGGCGGAGGCCGAGGCCTGGCGCCACGTACCCATGATCCTGTCTGAAGAGGGGTTGGCCCGGGAGCGCACCGACCGCTGGTTCCGCGACCTCAGTCTGCGCCCGGAAATCTATGCGCAGGTCAGCGGTAACGAGGCGATCGTCAGCATGGTGAGCCTGGGCTTCGGCGTCGGCGTGGTCCCGCAGATCGTGCTGGACAACAGCCCGCTTGCCGGGCGCATCCGGATCCTTGATGTGAACCCGCAGCTGGCGCCTTATGAAGTCGGCCTGTTCACTCTGGAGAAGCGGCTGAGCGAACCCCTGATTGATGCGTTCTGGCACCAGCAGGCCCTCTCCACCCCCTGAACAATGCCACGGTGGCACCGTTCAGCGGGTTCAGCGATATGTTGGGCAGCGCACAGACCCGACCGGGCAGACGGGGCCAACCTGCTATCTATCGGCTGTGCGTCATGCCATTCTGATATCGAGGAGAGCCCGAATGCTTGGAACCATTGCCATCATCCTGATCGCTTTGTGGCTGCTGGGTTTTGTCAGTTCATACACCCTGGGCGGATTCATCCATATCCTGCTGGTGATCGCCGTGATCGTGATCGTTGTGCGTCTGCTTCAGGGGCGCCGACTGTAACCTGTGGAGCCACGATGTCTGAGCCCCCTGCCGAAACCGACATGAGTGTGACGTTGCGGGACATGGCCGAAACCCGGCTGAAGACGGGTACGGCGCAGCAGGCGGGCAGCTATTCGCTCGGCCTGGATGCGCTGAAACTGCTGCATGATCTTTCCAGCAACCCCGATACCGCTTCCGATGCGCTCAAGCTGTTGCACGAATTGCAGGTGCACCAGGTTGAAATCGACCTGCAGAACGAGGTCATACAAAGCGGCGGGCATCTGCTTGCCGATGAACTGGCTCACTACAAGGCGCTTTATGAAGGCGCCCCGGTCGGCTACTTTGTTGTCGATCTGCAGGGCGGCATTCTGCAAGCCAATCCGACCGGCGCCGCCCTGCTTGATACCGCACCCGACACCCTGTGCAGCGGTCCGTTCGATCGCTTTCTTGCAGCCGACAGCCAGCCGGTTCTGGCGACCATCCTGAGCGCACTGCGCCAGGGGAGGCCCGGGCAGGGCGGCGAGGTGTTCACGAGCAGCGCCCGCCGCCTGCACATGGCCGCCAATCTTTCGCCCGACACGCGCTGCGCTCTGTTAGTCTGTTCCGAGGTTTCCTGACGCCCGGCAGAAGGTCCATCCATGGCTCCCCAGACAACTGCGCCCCCTGCCGTGACACACGCGCCCGCCACACGCATTGTCGGGATTGGCGCCTCGGCGGGCGGCCTGGAGCCCCTGGAGCAGTTCCTCGCCAAGGTGCCAGTGCCCAGCCACATGGCTTATGTGGTGGTGCAACACCTTGACCCCACACACAAGGCACTGCTGTCGGCCTTGCTGCAACGTATCACCCCGATGCCGGTTCACGAAGCGCAGCAGAACATGCTCATCGCACCGGATTGTGTTTACGTGATCCCGCCGAACACCGAACTCAGCGTGGTCGACGGGCGACTGCATCTCGGCACCCCCAGCGCGCCTCGCGGCCTGCGCCTGCCCATCAATGTGCTGTTCAACTCGCTGGCCGGTGCCTTGGGGGAGCAGGCGATCGGGGTGGTACTTTCCGGCATGGGCGCCGACGGCACACTGGGTTTGCAGGCCATCAAGGCCGTGGGCGGGCTGACCCTGGTACAGCAGCCGTCATCAGCGCAGTTTGATGAGATGCCGGCCAGCGCGGTGGCTTCGAACTGTGCCGACATCATTGCCGATGCCGCCGATATGCCCGACCGCATTAGCGACTATCTCGCTCAGGCTCCGCCCCCCGACGGCGAAGAGACCCTCGACACGACCGCCCCGGAACAGGCGCCCCTGCAGCGTATTTTCACTTTGCTACAACAGCGAACCCGGCATGACTTTTCCTCCTACAAGCCCAGCACGCTGCATCGCCGCATGGAGCGTCGCATGGCGGTACACAGCCTGCGCACGCTCGCCAGGTACGCTGACTTTCTGGAGCAGAACCCTCACGAAATCGACCTGCTGTTCAAGGAACTGTTAATCGGCGTCACGCATTTTTTTCGCGACCCCGGCGTCTGGGATCACCTGGCCAGCATCACGCTGCCAGCCATGCTGGCCCAACGCGGCACCGCCCACCATCTGCGTGCCTGGGTGGCAGGCTGCTCCACCGGAGAAGAGGCCTACTCCCTCGCGATGGTGTTCATCGAGGCCACTGAGCAGGACGAAAGCCTGCGCGGGTTCTCCCTGCAGATTTTCGCCACGGACCTGAGTCCGGAGGCGATCGCCACCGCACGCCGGGGCAGATACCCCGACGCCATCGCCGATACGTTATCGAAAGAACGCCTGGCCCGATTCTTCACGGCAAGTGAACGTGGCTACCAGATCAACAGCAGCATCCGTGACATGGTCATGTTCGCCGAACAGGATCTGCTACTGGACCCGCCCTTCACCAAACTTGACCTGATATCCTGCCGCAACCTGCTGATCTATTTTGACGCCAGCCTGCAGCGGCGACTGATCCCGCTGTTCCACTACAGCCTGCGCGAGCACGGTATCCTGCTGCTCGGCAGCGCCGAAACCCCAGAGCCTTTCCATCATCTGTTTACGCCGATCGATCCCAGACTGAGGCTTTATCGCCGCAAGGAAGACGCCCCGAAAGGCGCGGTAAATTTCCCGATCAACACCTTCCCCCCCATGTCGACGACAGCCCCGGAGAGCGCCGTGCCCGCAAGCACCACACCGCCGATCAACACACTGCAAGCAGCGGCCGATCATGTACTACTGCAGGTCTATGCGCCCGCTGCCGTGCTGATCACTGGCGATGGCGACATACTCTATATCAGCGGGCGCACCGGAAAATATCTGGAGCCTGCTGCCGGCAAGGCCAACTGGAACATTCACGCCATGGC from Isoalcanivorax indicus encodes:
- a CDS encoding sulfite oxidase heme-binding subunit YedZ; this encodes MKPDVAAIQVRRWGGLIWLPGLLPLVVVLGQGLGGALGPDPVLALVSRLGWWGLVALVATLAVRPLAVMTRQGWLMRWRRDLGLLAFTYLTLHLLAWAGLLLGWQPRFIGAEVAERPYILVGMAAWLLLLPLALTSTRASRRRLGRRWGQLHRLIFPAILLGLAHQWWIQKSDYTEPVLFSLVVATLLVWRLRRGRRPQRLPKKPSATP
- the msrP gene encoding protein-methionine-sulfoxide reductase catalytic subunit MsrP — its product is MLIRHRRRTDVVPSDITPEGIYLRRREFIGAAVGALALGGTRPAWAALIDNPAAEDSRRPQWWREAVAARQDGKPDTDEALTPYSDVTRYNNFYEFGTGKTDPMRHAGSLRVDPWSVTIDGHVDKPGTYTLEDVLKGQVLEERIYRLRCVEAWSMVVPWIGFSLADLIKRVEPTSRARYVAFTTLHDPEQMPGQRARLSGIQWPYVEGLRMDEAMHPLTMMVVGLYGRTLPNQNGAPLRLMVPWKYGFKSIKSVVRIEFTETQPPTTWNRMQPNEYGFYANVNPDVDHPRWSQARERRLPTSLFNPNWRETLPFNGYADDVASLYRGMDLQRFY
- a CDS encoding aldehyde dehydrogenase family protein; protein product: MSQFAVTNPATGEALYTVTAASAAQCQVIMASARAAAEALRDIPLSVRLQALDALLDYLRQHRERLLDQIVAESGRSRGDAMLSDLFQLTEDCLWLRHHAARLLADDTVPTPISLLGKRSRILYEPRGVVLVISPWNLPLAIGMTAAMFALVAGNAVVLKPSEHTPMREVLDEIRALHPLLSQALHVVHGDGRAGEALIEAGPDLIAFTGSLATGQRIMRRAADQVIPVLMELGARDPMLVFDDADLPRAVAAACWGNLHNSGQSCTAIEQLWVQDGVFDIVLEQLVAASAAVRLGTDANADLGVLTTDFQMRHVCALVDDALAQGATLHCGGRRSECGRYYLPTVLTGVTTAMRISHEEIFGPVLVMQPFTSEAEIIARHNACATGLSTSVWTADKQRAERLTRALATGCININNVMLTEGNAGLPFGGVRRSGFGRMKGAEGLRGMTRSKAVLTDPTRGKPEPNWYPYSAEKLALTGELLDLLGQRGPMRWLRLIRVALKIDRLTGRAR
- the pssA gene encoding CDP-diacylglycerol--serine O-phosphatidyltransferase, which codes for MTEHEKPPAPQDDPHSFEVIEPGPDRHGARHRGVYLLPNLITTAALFAGFYAIVAAMNGMFVHSAVAIIVAGILDGMDGSVARMTNTQSRFGAEYDSLSDCVAFGVAPGLVAYAWGLSELGNLGWAAAFIYVACAALRLARFNVQSATSDKRFFTGLPSPSGAGLVATLVWLGASRGIDGNDISYLVAFFTAAAGLLMVSPIRYHSFKEFSIGRVPFRVLLGVIVAFAIVFLDPPLVLLTVAVAYVSSGPLMALWGLRKARRRA
- the ilvC gene encoding ketol-acid reductoisomerase — protein: MTVYYDKDCDLSIIQGKKVAILGYGSQGHAHACNLNDSGVDVTVGLRPGSSSIQKAEAHGLKVADVPTAVAAADVVMVLTPDEFQAQLYRDEIEPNLKQGATLAFAHGFAIHYNQIVPRKDLDVIMIAPKAPGHTVRSEFVKGGGIPDLIAIFQDASGNAKKLALSYAAGVGGGRTGIIETTFKDETETDLFGEQAVLCGGAVELVKAGFETLVEAGYAPEMAYFECLHELKLIVDLMYEGGIANMNYSISNNAEYGEYVTGPEVINEQSREAMRNALKRIQSGEYAKMFIAEGAFNYPSMTAARRNNAAHPIEQVGEKLRAMMPWIQANKIIDKSKN
- the ilvY gene encoding HTH-type transcriptional activator IlvY, which encodes MDTRPLELFLTLAETLHFGRTSRLCHVSPSAVSRSIRQLETELGTPLFYRDNRRVSLTREGERFRDYARQALSDWRTIRLALQDEQQVLRGELSLYCSVTASYSFLHDMLSSFRQNFPRIEIKLHTGDPAQAVERVLAGTEDIAIGARPAQLPTGIAFHPITRSALLFIAPASQPQLAERLTGEAEAEAWRHVPMILSEEGLARERTDRWFRDLSLRPEIYAQVSGNEAIVSMVSLGFGVGVVPQIVLDNSPLAGRIRILDVNPQLAPYEVGLFTLEKRLSEPLIDAFWHQQALSTP
- a CDS encoding lmo0937 family membrane protein, giving the protein MLGTIAIILIALWLLGFVSSYTLGGFIHILLVIAVIVIVVRLLQGRRL
- a CDS encoding PAS domain-containing protein translates to MAETRLKTGTAQQAGSYSLGLDALKLLHDLSSNPDTASDALKLLHELQVHQVEIDLQNEVIQSGGHLLADELAHYKALYEGAPVGYFVVDLQGGILQANPTGAALLDTAPDTLCSGPFDRFLAADSQPVLATILSALRQGRPGQGGEVFTSSARRLHMAANLSPDTRCALLVCSEVS
- a CDS encoding chemotaxis protein CheB, which produces MAPQTTAPPAVTHAPATRIVGIGASAGGLEPLEQFLAKVPVPSHMAYVVVQHLDPTHKALLSALLQRITPMPVHEAQQNMLIAPDCVYVIPPNTELSVVDGRLHLGTPSAPRGLRLPINVLFNSLAGALGEQAIGVVLSGMGADGTLGLQAIKAVGGLTLVQQPSSAQFDEMPASAVASNCADIIADAADMPDRISDYLAQAPPPDGEETLDTTAPEQAPLQRIFTLLQQRTRHDFSSYKPSTLHRRMERRMAVHSLRTLARYADFLEQNPHEIDLLFKELLIGVTHFFRDPGVWDHLASITLPAMLAQRGTAHHLRAWVAGCSTGEEAYSLAMVFIEATEQDESLRGFSLQIFATDLSPEAIATARRGRYPDAIADTLSKERLARFFTASERGYQINSSIRDMVMFAEQDLLLDPPFTKLDLISCRNLLIYFDASLQRRLIPLFHYSLREHGILLLGSAETPEPFHHLFTPIDPRLRLYRRKEDAPKGAVNFPINTFPPMSTTAPESAVPASTTPPINTLQAAADHVLLQVYAPAAVLITGDGDILYISGRTGKYLEPAAGKANWNIHAMAREGLRAPLAVAIKDAQGRGEPLHLHGLRVALPGGGEQSIDVTVQALREPSALRGATMIVFRDTDRLPPAPQAHQNEITTESAHEAALQQCRDEIQNLREEARASREELQSANEELQSTNEELTTSKEEMQSMNEELQTINAEMQTKLDDLALAQSDMKNLLNSIDIAILFLDQDLNVRRYTDRAARLINIRGTDIGRPFSDLTTMLDYPTLHTDAMQTLHAVSVSEKQVSTTDGRWFAVRIMPYYRQENVMDGVVITFVEITETKKLEQALRRDLEA